The genomic DNA acaGGCACCTCGTGAGATATTCAAAAGCccccaggtgcctaactcctaattgaaatcaatgaagcattttccattgacttcattgggaccaggatttcaccctttgattTTCACAGAGGTTCTGTCATATTCCTAAAAGCACCAAGAAGCTAATTTCTGTAGGTCTGAAGAGCCAGAAAGGGACATCTCGCTGGAAGAGGCAGCTTCTCTACTATCCCCACCCTCCATTAAGGGAGTTGGGATTTAGCACCACAATTGTTAGATCAGGCAGCATAACCTAATGAAGGAAACCATACCTCCAGTTTTACCAGGACAGCCTCTTTTTTTTCCATGTAATGTCTTCTTTAAGAATGTCATTTCATGCTAGGCAATCTGGATATGTTTATTCAAGACTTGTTCCTGTGCTTTCATATAATGTGTGTTTCATatagtgtgtgtttctgtgtttcTAACTGAAACTCTGTTCCttattggaaaaaaatggaaggCTGCTGAAAGATTGTTGTTTATATATTTGTGCTATGTGAGCTTGATAGAGTACTCTCTGATGAAGTGACCAGCATGAAGAAGTTTGTATATGAGAAAATAGATAAGCAGAAAGTTAACACAGGTAATTGTGTGAGTGAACACTGTGTTGAGCTATTTAACTATGCTTCTGATATGATTTCTTGTGGAaatattagattgtaaactctctggagTAGAGTTTCTGCAAAGTATCTAGCAGAACAAAGCTCTGATCCTCAGTTGGAATTCCTAGATTCTACCACAAAGTAAATAAAGCCAGATTTTCCCTGTGTTACCAGAAACAACGGCCCGCTGGAATAAGCCTTCAATCTGATGAAAAGCATttggaataaagaaaaaaatagcagcaGCGTAAACACTATCAACACTGTCTTTTTGCTAAAAGTGAATATTAAGTCACTTCTTTAGTGTTTCAAGACAACCCATTCAGAAAATACAGGTTTTCTTCCAGACAGGAGGCAAGGAAGATATCTACTGGTCTTCAATGAAATGAAACAAGGTGTGACCAAACATAATGGAAACCCTATTTACATACAGatcagcagggggatgggaagtcCACAGGAAGGGAAAAACAGGATGCTCATCCTGAGTCTGGAGACAATACAAAGAGTTTGGGAAGATATTAGAAGAGAGGAGAAGCCATCTTGGCACTATACAGACACAAGGGATTAGAGCTCTTGCGAGCCTAGAAAGATGAGTCATTCAACTAAAGGGGTTGAAGTCTCTGTGAATGGAAGATTGGTAAGGAAACTACCATGAAGAAAGACTTCAGCTGGTTAAAGTAGGTATTAGCCTTTAGaaagtttatttttacttttgtttgcaaTCCTTTCTAACTTTATACCTTCTTTTTGGTATCACTTATgtacttttgttaataaacttgttttatgtttacAATAAACTAACTCAGTGGTCTGCTTGAATGGAATTTACTCCAATTAAGTTAAGAAATTTACTCCAGGAGGAATTCTGCGCCATTGCACAATGCAGAAATTAATGGGTTTTGTGCCTAATTTCCTTTCTCTGActgaaatgggctgcagtgctgctggctacCACTAGGGGTcgctggacctggcagagcccagctcacacacAGAAGACACTGGAGGTTGGggatgggtgggtgagtggggaggaagaggggagtaGAGAGTTCATGGCAGTTGCAGTTCCCAGCACACcctgagggaaggaaaaggctggatataggaaactccatgcaagcctggCTGGGACCCAGCAacaggctgtttctccttctggatCCCTGGGCAGGAAAGGGGGCTGGTGTCTGGGCTGAGGGGCCATGAGAGAGGAGACTGCCCTGGTGGGAGGCACGGCTCggcctggggtggggaagggggcaggtgcCTGGCCTGGTGGGACCacggcagggctctggtgggaggaggagggcagtgtCTGAACTCAGAgggtgggtgtctgggctgggggaggccaCAGCTGggctttgggggagaggggctggtgtCTGGGCTGAGGGGGCCCTGCAGCTAGACTCAGGGGGAGGGattgtgggtgtctggcccctgggctgggctctggggggagctgggttgtcataggggtttctttaactctctgctcTTGGAGGAATTTTTGTGTATGTGTCTAGATTGTTACAGACAcatactgtgtgcagaatttttatttctttggcacagaatttttaattatttggcacagaattcccccaggagtagaaattatgatgtgcttttgtctctttaaaggagaaaACAAACCTCATTATATTTCTCTGAGctttccaggagagggctggacccTTCAGGGCAGATAGTTTTGAGGAAATTcaagactgggagtgtgttgaaGTCACTTGGCTAAtgataaccaaggctggtggagaccagagcagggctgcagtgTAACAAGcaagctgctggagtcagagcagcTGAAATCAGTGAATGGTTGTATGCTAGCTGGGAGCATCCAGatagggagctgcagcagcagagcatttaagacATTCACGGTTACAAGCTGAGTTGAACCCCAGAATATGACAACCCCATCCTGCATCACGGAAAAGGACATTTCCAGTCACGTAAAATGTTCCCTGCACCATCCATACTGAATGAGAGCCAACAGATATTACATGCCTCTCTCACGGCAATAAGGATTGTATCCACACTCTTATAAGGAGCAACAGCAGGCATAAAATTATGTCAAGATTGAGGTAAATATGTGACAATGCAGAAAAATCCTTAagattaaaaatatcttttaaaatgtgttaagtCATGTCTCTCAAACTGGACTATAAACAAACTCCCTTATGCCTTATAAAACAATCTGATATAAAGTTCTTTAACAGAAATAAATTGACTGATATGCTGTTTGGAAATTTCCCCAAGGGTCCAGCCAGGATGAACCCTTGGCCACTTATTGGCATACCAAGACACTGAACTTCTGTTTaaagtatatataaataaatgctttACATCCTTTACATTTTCTGAGCCAACCTGTCATTGCTGTAAAACATCCTTTCTGACAACATCAATCATAGTATATTGCACTATATCAATAATAGAGCCTGACATGGTGAGACCCGCCAAGAATTGCCTCCACTCTggcagttttcaaaaaaaaaagcacagcttatagaaaaaaaatagtaagaaaataatttaagaagttgcattttcttttccttctactCCTAATTTTGTGGCCTGATTCTCCTGACACAGAATATTAATAACTCCTATTGACTCTTCTATGCTGCACATACCTTGCAGTGGAGAATCTGGACCCTACTGTTTGGTACCAACTTGTTTATAGGTTAAAAACTCAGTTATTGCTTTAACTGTGAATATTAAGTACTTGCTATCTACATCAGGCTTAAACAGATGTGTGCAGGTTTTGGAGCTTAGTACATCACCTAGAAGATTACTAGAATTTCCAGCACAAATTCCAATTAATTTTCCCACCGTCATGACCTAATGAACATTTGGAGAATAAAGTTGAAATTTTCCCTGCAAACTTAAGAAATAAATGTAATAAGTTATCAACCAACCTACAAACATTCAGTAGAATAATCTCTCTTTTTATTCAATTATAGATAAAATATGTAAGCTTTATGGTCCTGATAGTATAAACACTTACACACATACTTAAATACTGTGAGTAGCTCTATTGATTTTAGGCTATTCACAGTATAAACACATGTAttaatgtttgcagaatcagttCCTATGTAAGTATTAAAGTATGTATACAATTCTGGATTGTGAGATTTCTGTCCTTGGGCTGGATTCTAGTTTTATGCCCTAAACTTGAAGACGCCTGTCAAAATCACTGAGCTGTCTGTAATATAGGAGTGAAAGTTTGTTCCCACAATCTGCATACATGAAGGACCCACTAGAAGACTCCAAATATGCAATTTTCCTCTGTCTACCTGGTTCTGCTGGGGTTCATATCAAACTGCAGCTTCAGTCACCCTCTGAACAAAGAGAAATGGTCTCAATTCCTTTTCTGAAATTCCTGTTGAGCACCATGAGGGTAGAGGCCCCTTTGTtctcttttatttataaaaactaggtattattgttttctttctatctcaCTTCCAGGATGAGCCATCTCTAGCACTCTCATAGATGTTCAGCTTCTGGTTCCTGCCTCCATTGGCAATGTCAGAAACAAAGACACCCATTCCACATGTTGAACACTGGCACAATCCTCCTTTTTACTGGATTACGTTATCTGCAGGCCATGTATAGTTTTTAAATTGGGTTGAGGGAGCCAGGATGGAAAGAGCGTTGCTTGAACCTATCAGCCTTTTGACTCATAGTTCCCTCTTTCTGTTGTGCATCCTGGGAATTGTATAAAACATGCAGATGTGCCTGCTCTTAAATTTCAACTCATTTCTAATTTATTTGGAAAGGCCCTAGATGTGAGGCCAAAATCTGCACTTGTGGTATATGCAGAGCTGAAGTAATATATAAAGGTGAAAATACTTACAAGTAAAATTTGACCCATAGTGCATAGCATATATTGATATTGAAATTAATGtgaaaaatgtgtatttaatTCCTAAAAATTGCATTTAGCCTATGGCTATATTAGTCCTGTAAGTACTAcactaaagccctgatcctgaaaacatttataCATTTGCTTAATTGTACTACTATGCAAGtagtgaagttaagcatgtgctcaagtgttTCCAGGATCAAGATCTCAGGGTACATCAGAATCTGCTCTGATCTCAGGAAGTGAGATATCTTTGGGATGTGAGGTTATATAGCACATAACAGCAGGGCCATACAAGTGCCATGTCTATCATATTTGCTAAACATCCATATAGCCTCAAATGGCTCAAAGTAAATTTAAGGTTTAGACTTAAACTGGCAAAAGCAGTTAGGGGGtaggattttcagatgtgcttattgacctaactctgctcccaacTGACTCGAGCCGTTAAGCCAAGCTGAGTGCATTTGAAAAATCCCATCTGTATAGCATGTACTCCATTGCACAGGTGGAAACATGTACCATTTTCTCCTCCACAGACAGTTCTCCAAAATGCCATCTTGTCTGGGAGGTTCTAGGGCCCTTTgaaactgaattgttttttttttaaatgagaacttTAATTAAAATGGATTGTTAATGTGACTATCTTAACTATTATGGCTTCTGAAGGTTGATAAGCAGGCAGAATTGTAAACCTATGGAAGCCCCTGGGCCTGCCTTCCCCAGTCTCCTGCATTCTATTGATGGCACCCTCAAAAGATTCCCACCACCTGTAGTTGTCTTTGTTTGAAGGAAGCTAACAGacctgttttcttttccttccttcctctctcacaCTCTAGAATCTTCAGTGGTTATTTATCTTCTCAGAGAATGGGGACAGGACAAGCCTATGAGGTATCTACTTCATTCTCTCTTTCTAGGGGAATGGTGGGCAGAAGGAAGTAAGGGAGATCTTTTTCTCCTCCTGTGGCATGGACATACCTGCTGGGAGTGGAAAATTGAACATTGTGACTTTTTCATTCTGGCTACTCCCTCCACTCTTGTCTGTATTGccatataacaaaaacaaaaacactcttgAGGAAGGGCAGACAAACAGAAATGCTGAACATACCATTGGACAACCTGGTCCCTTTGCACATGGAAGAGctggtgttctgctccttcctgctccagagctggagtgcTACAGCTGGCTGAGAAGCAGTACCTCCCTGCTGGTTCTGCAACTACTCTGGCTCTTCCAGTCCACTCCAACCCACCCCGGTTGTCTTAGAAGAGAAGATCATGCTGCTGCAACCCCTTTCCCAGGCCTGGGTGGGAGGTTTAAAATCTGTATGCTTCCCTTTCTCCTGCTTCTGAAAGGTAAGGGAAACCTAACATGCTGGGagaagggacagggaaggaaATCAGAAATGCTGTGGGAAGGAATGAATGGTGGTCTGTCTCCAGCCATCTTTTGCTGTAAGTAAATTTGTGATCTGCTGCTTTGTGCTGTCTGTACCTCGGTAGGTTTGCAACTCTTTGTACAACATAGCTCTGTAAAGTTTTCTGACATGTAATACATCTCATAAAAACTGGGCTACCTTGAAGTACTTTGTACTGGAAATGTTGTGTGCTGCCATCAGCTTACAGCCTTGGAATAAAGGCATTGCAGAAAACTTATGTTACGCTTTCTAGAATGAAACATGGCTTTTTTTGAAGAACAAGCTTCATTAAACTCAgttgtgactttaaaaaaaaaaagcttaaacaAGCTGAGTTTTCTGTACTCTGAGCTCCAGGCAACACCCCTACCCTTTTACACAGGCCTCAGTGTGACAGAGGGCCCTGACCCATTGTTAAAGGGACAGCTCCCATTTCTATGCTTACATAACCAAACAGTTGTTCCCAAAAGCTCAGCAGAAACAGAACTATTCGGACACCATTCAGAATTACTACTAGACACCTACTATAAATAATCTGTTGCTTGATTCATGCTGGGGTCCTCCCACATGTGAGTTCTATCTGAGCCCCTCAAGTACAGAAGACTTTCTCAAGACTCAACATATTTTTGCCACTAGGGAAAGCCCCCACTGCCGATCCGCAGCTGCACGTCCTTTCTCTGCAAAGGGAGTAGCCAAGTGCAAATACCCAGTGCCTGGTTGTGCCCTAGACAATCTGGAAACCACTTATGTGCGGGTCCTCCCAGCTCTAAACCGCTCCCCCCATGAAGAGCCCTTAAACGCACTGCTGGCTTGGTCTATCTAAGGGCAGAACCCAGCCCTAGGCAGGGGAGAGTTGCTGAAAGCCCAGTCAGGGGGCTGTGAGAGTGACTGGCTGGAGGGGtactaggggcttggctacactcgaaacttcaaagtgctgccgcaggagcgctttgaagtgtgtgtggtcACAGCccatgtactccacctcctcatggggattagcttgcagtggctcccagtgctgcggcactgtttacactggcgctttacagtgctgtatcttgcagcgctcaggggggtgtttttttcacaccccttgaggccatggctacactggcgatttacagcgctgcaactttcgcgctcaggagtgtgaaaaaaacacccccctgagtgctgcaagatacagcgctgtaaagcctcagtgtaaataGTGCTGGAAGCTACACCcctagaggatgtggagtacatgcagcgctgggaccaCACTAGCACTTcgcagcgctgccgcagcagcgctttgaagtttcaagtgtagccatacccgagCAAGAAAGTTGCCGAGCTGTAAAGCCCAAGTATAGCCAAGGCAGGTGTCAGCACGGGGGCGATGGTGGAAGTGCGGTAGCTAGCGTGGTTTGGGGACAGCTCTGGGCTGCATTTACACCAGAGGGCTTGAGAGGGCGCTGCCGGTCCAGAGTTGGAGAGAGCTGGGGAAGACCCTGAAAGAAACAGACTGAAGCAGCAGCTCCGCTTCCCGGCTCCCATAGCCACTGACACAGAGGCACCCGCTGGCCGGGGAGAGCGCGAGAGGCGGCTGAAGCCTGGGGACTTTGCTCTCCCCTACTGCCAAATTCCTAGAGGAAAGTTTAGAGACGCCTCCAAAAACTCCCCACTCACCCACGCGCATCGCCCCCGCAGCTGCTTCCCAGGTGCAAAGAGAACCAACCCCATCAGCAGACAGTGATAAGTGTCACGGCTTCACCTCGGCTTCTAATTCCTGCCAGTACCCGCTGCTCTCTGGAGAAGGGGGGAACAGGAaagaggggagaagcagcaagaccACCTGCGGCCCCtagcgctgctgctgcttctctgcctcgCACAGATCTCAACGTGTTTCTTCTTCCAAGCCTGGGATCAAGTTTAGGGCTCCCCCGGGGGCTGCAACAGACGCCCAAACTCCTGCGAGCCAGAGAGAAAGACCAGGGGAGGCATTTTCCCAGCTACAGCTTGTTAACCCCTTAGCACTCTGCTCCCTTCCCCGCCCGCAGCAGCACCCAGAGCCTACGCAGGGCGCTGCTCGTGTCCAGCTGGGGCTGTTGCTGCTACCATGCAAACTCGTGGATGACATACCCCGAAGTCCCTCTCCGGCCCCGCCTCTGCTCCGGCAGTCCCGGACCCTTGGCTCCTGTCGCTGAAGGAGCCCGGCGGCGCAGCTCCCTGGGTGGGTCACTGCCTCAGGCGGGTTTGCCCCAGGGCGTGGAAGTTGGGGCTGGTTTGGAGCGAGGGGGGTTGCGAGCGAGCGCAGGAGGCAGGTGTGGGCAGTGGGCATAGACAGACGGGGGCGGGGGTGGGCACAGCCAGTGGTAGGAGGGGGAGAAAACCCCTCTGAGTGCCCGGGGTAGAGGGGAAAGCTGCTCCCGTTGCTTCAGAGAGCTGCGGGCTGGGGAGAGACGAGCCCGAAGGGCGGGATCCGAGGAGCACAGCGGGTGTCTCCCACACACAGGGAACACAAAACCCGTTAGAAACAAGAAGACAGCGGGGTGAGGCGAGTAACCTgctgcagctcagctcagctcagctcatcCACCGCGAAGACAATTGTAGCGGCCGCCGCTCGTGAACGCACCGGGCTGGCGGGCCGCCTTCGCCACCCAAACAAACCCTCAGCAGCACCGCGTGCGGTTCCCGCGCCGACTCCTGCCTGCCTGGTGCCCGGCAGCCTCGCCTCCTCCGCGGCTCCCCAAGCCACCCGGCGTCACGGTGCCATCCCAGGCACGAGAAAGTTGGGAGCGGAGTGAGTGTGGGGGCTGAAGAAgagactttcccctcccctccgcaGGACTGCGCGGGGAAGGTGGGATTAAAGGCggaaaaggaggagagggagggtggaAAACTGTTGAATTTCTGGGCTTGTGCTAGTGACGCGTCTTGGCCATCCTCGCAGAGGtgaaggagaagaggggaaagTAACTCGGGGAAGTGACCGGGATTATTTTTCAATCCGAGAGGAgtcttttggaaaagaaaagcaacGATTTGCACGCCCTGAAGAGTGATCTAGTAGGAAGCCTTGCACAGACACATGCTGCTGGGCGAGCGTGCAGGATCGTACTCTTCCTCAAGTCAACAGGGTACtacgcttaaaaaaaaaaaagcacatagTAAACAGAGACGCGtcatgcaacagaaaaaaaaaagatgggaatgaaggaaaaaagaaactaaaatcaGGCGGAGGCGGAGAAAACACAGTGACAGCACATTACTTCCAAAACAGAGTGTATGTCTGCCGTGACCCGGGATTTTAGGGGGTGCCCGTTAAGAATCGCCCCTTTCTCCAACCCAAGTCTCTCTTCTCCTCTGACACGGACTCTTCTGCTTGGTTGTAGGAGAGAAGAAGGAATAAGAGGATTCGTTCAGCAGCGCCTGCGATCTGCGGCTGCTGCTTCTGTGGAGATTTGTTTTGTTCCTGGGGGATGTTGGTTTCCAGAACTCGACTTGTGCATGTTGCTCTTTTAATTTGATTCCAAATTTTGGTCTGCTGGTTGCTTGCTTTGcaagagaaggaaaggggagCCTGGCTTCGGTGTTAAAAGTTGCAATTATTATTTTGCAGCTAACATGTGCACCAACATAGTCTATGAGTGGCTGAAGACCCTGCAGCTTTCCCAGTACGCGGAGTCCTTCGTAGATAATGGCTATGATGACCTGGAGGTTTGCAAGCAAATAGGGGACCCGGACCTGGATGCCATTGGGGTGTTGGTGCGCCACCACAGGCGCCGAATCCTTGAAGCAGTGATGAGGTTGAAAGAGGAGGGCGAGACCGCTGCTGGTCTCTATTTCACCTTggagcctcagcagcagcagggctcgccctctccctccccagagaTCTACTCTAGCCACCTGGTGGAGCAGTATGAGACTAAGGCTTGGAGGGAGCCTAGCCCTCACCATCGTCAAGGGAACCAGGGGACCCCCAGGAGCCACAAACTTGGGCCCCGCAGCAGGGAGCTGATGATTtacccaaaactgaaactgaaaatcATGATTAGGGATAAACTTATCCGGGATGGGATCAACCTGAGCAAGCCCCCTTACTCCAACAAGGTAAGGGACTCATgtatctttcccttctccctacCCCTTGCACCAGTAATTCGTCTCATCTTGGATGCATTGGGGTCAGGAGTCTTAAACTGTTGCAGGAGCTAAATGTATTCCCCTATTTAGGCAGTGAAATTGGAGAGTTAGGT from Chelonoidis abingdonii isolate Lonesome George chromosome 3, CheloAbing_2.0, whole genome shotgun sequence includes the following:
- the SAMD5 gene encoding sterile alpha motif domain-containing protein 5, translating into MCTNIVYEWLKTLQLSQYAESFVDNGYDDLEVCKQIGDPDLDAIGVLVRHHRRRILEAVMRLKEEGETAAGLYFTLEPQQQQGSPSPSPEIYSSHLVEQYETKAWREPSPHHRQGNQGTPRSHKLGPRSRELMIYPKLKLKIMIRDKLIRDGINLSKPPYSNKVKYVSAHQ